Within Microbacterium oryzae, the genomic segment CACCTCGATCGGCGCCCCGCGCCGAGCGCGCGTGCACGTGCGCATGTCGGAGCAGACGAGCGGCCTGGATGAGGCGGACGGCCTCGCCGCCGACGACGCGCCCTGGCCGCCGCCGGTCGTGGGGCAGGTGCGCGTGCGCCTGCTCACCGACGCGACCTGCGCCGACCTGCGCGGGCCGACCGCCTGCGCCGTGCAGACGCCGGACGAGATCGCCGCGGTGATCGCCAAGCTCGGCCCCGACCCGCTCGTCGGAGACGTCGCGGAGGGGGAGGAGCGCTTCGTCCGCGCGGTGCGCCGCCGCAACGTCGCGATCGGGCAGCTGCTCATGGACCAGTCCGTCGTCAGCGGCATCGGCAACGTGTACCGCGCGGAGATGCTCTACCGTGCCCGGCTGGATCCCCACACGCCGGGGAAGGCCATCCCCGAGGAGATCGTCCGCGGCCTCTGGCGCGACTGGGTGCAGCTGCTGCGCATCGGCGTCGAGACCGGGCAGATGATGACCATGGACGGCCTCGACGCGGACGGCTGGCGCCGGGCGATGGCCAGCCGCGACGACCGTCACTGGGTCTACCACCGTGCCGGCCTGCCCTGCCGCGTGTGCGGCACGGAGATCGTGCTCGAGGAGATGCAGGCCCGCAAGCTGTACTGGTGCCCCACGTGCCAGCGCTGACCGGGCCGGTGCC encodes:
- a CDS encoding Fpg/Nei family DNA glycosylase — translated: MPEGHSVHRITRQFARNFVGRPVAVSSPQGRFAQGAEVLDGRTMTRAESVGKQMFLEFDEQVWLRVHLGLYGAWDFAGEVLVDPTIASANGRMGQTNQRGTDLPEAERVFDDAGENSLTSIGAPRRARVHVRMSEQTSGLDEADGLAADDAPWPPPVVGQVRVRLLTDATCADLRGPTACAVQTPDEIAAVIAKLGPDPLVGDVAEGEERFVRAVRRRNVAIGQLLMDQSVVSGIGNVYRAEMLYRARLDPHTPGKAIPEEIVRGLWRDWVQLLRIGVETGQMMTMDGLDADGWRRAMASRDDRHWVYHRAGLPCRVCGTEIVLEEMQARKLYWCPTCQR